The following coding sequences are from one Xylanivirga thermophila window:
- a CDS encoding carbohydrate ABC transporter permease: MDMESSRRRFSFSSLPYKKQKIVITIAFLFIPVLLLTVFTYLPAFSMVSYSFTDWDGISLEKNFVGLKNYKTVFSDAKYFEPFIVSIYYFIASFIQVGLAVVIAYLISFDLWGKNFFKGVYFFPSLINSVAISFIFIFFFQPGNTLDTVLSFLGLDGLIQYWLRDPKWINISLSFVSVWRYMGYNIVMFSAAMQSISPEIIEAAKVDGANKYQQFRHIIIPGISTILGLQLFLAITGALSVFEIPYIMTGGGNGSMTFVIQTVNYAFKNHRVGLASALGIILLAICILAAVVQKVVSKKIKGRERI; encoded by the coding sequence ATGGATATGGAGTCAAGTAGAAGACGATTTTCATTTTCGTCTTTGCCCTATAAAAAACAAAAAATAGTGATTACGATCGCTTTTCTATTTATACCAGTTTTATTGTTAACAGTATTTACATATCTCCCCGCGTTTTCTATGGTTAGTTATAGTTTTACGGATTGGGATGGAATTAGTCTGGAGAAGAATTTTGTCGGCTTAAAAAACTATAAGACCGTCTTTAGCGATGCTAAATATTTTGAGCCATTTATAGTAAGCATTTATTATTTTATAGCTTCTTTTATACAGGTTGGTTTAGCTGTAGTGATTGCCTATTTAATAAGTTTTGACCTTTGGGGGAAAAACTTCTTTAAAGGGGTTTATTTCTTTCCTTCTTTGATAAATAGTGTGGCAATAAGTTTTATATTCATTTTCTTTTTTCAACCTGGTAATACTCTAGATACCGTACTAAGTTTTTTAGGCTTAGATGGACTTATTCAATACTGGTTACGAGATCCTAAATGGATAAATATTTCGTTATCATTTGTTTCTGTCTGGAGATATATGGGATATAATATTGTAATGTTTTCTGCTGCTATGCAGTCTATATCGCCTGAAATAATAGAAGCAGCGAAGGTAGATGGTGCTAATAAATACCAACAATTTAGGCATATAATTATTCCTGGCATATCAACCATACTTGGTTTGCAACTTTTCTTAGCTATTACTGGCGCACTATCAGTTTTTGAAATTCCATATATTATGACTGGTGGCGGTAATGGGAGCATGACTTTTGTAATTCAAACTGTGAATTATGCATTCAAAAATCATAGAGTAGGTCTTGCGTCTGCACTAGGAATAATTTTACTTGCAATTTGTATTTTAGCTGCAGTTGTGCAAAAAGTCGTTTCTAAAAAGATAAAAGGGAGGGAGAGAATATGA
- a CDS encoding carbohydrate ABC transporter permease: protein MSQMGKNKKISSKDIACGIIKYAVLIFLVLVVLIPVVTIFFAAFKTRDEYMSTSVLELPKNFLNFENFKTVFIKGKMLNGFKNTIIIMAFSLAGSILCGSMAAFIFSRFKSKISSFVNGLFLIAVMIPSITTQVATFQIVHALGLFNTRLAPIVLYLGTDIMSIYIFLQFLDNISESLDESAIIDGANYLQIFFEIIFPLLSPAAVTVLITKGIGIYNDFYIPFLYTPKDSLLTVSTTLFKFKGPYGANWQIISAGVIVIIIPTLVVFIALQKYIYNGLVVGSVKE, encoded by the coding sequence ATGAGTCAGATGGGAAAAAATAAAAAGATTAGTTCTAAGGATATCGCATGTGGCATTATTAAATATGCAGTACTTATTTTTTTAGTATTGGTGGTCTTGATTCCTGTTGTGACCATATTCTTTGCTGCCTTTAAGACACGAGATGAATATATGTCTACTAGTGTATTGGAATTACCTAAAAACTTTTTAAATTTTGAAAACTTTAAAACTGTGTTTATTAAAGGTAAGATGTTAAATGGTTTTAAGAACACAATTATTATAATGGCATTTTCTTTGGCTGGATCTATATTATGTGGATCTATGGCAGCGTTTATTTTTAGCAGATTTAAGTCTAAGATTAGCTCCTTTGTAAATGGATTGTTTTTAATTGCTGTTATGATACCATCTATAACTACGCAGGTTGCAACATTTCAAATTGTGCATGCTTTAGGGTTATTTAATACAAGATTGGCGCCGATTGTATTGTACTTAGGGACAGATATTATGTCCATATATATATTCTTACAATTTTTAGATAATATTTCTGAGTCATTGGATGAGTCTGCTATTATTGATGGGGCAAATTATTTGCAAATTTTTTTCGAAATTATATTTCCACTTTTGTCACCTGCAGCTGTGACTGTTTTAATTACAAAGGGTATAGGTATATATAATGATTTTTACATACCTTTTTTATATACACCAAAGGACAGTTTACTTACGGTATCTACTACTCTGTTTAAGTTTAAAGGTCCTTATGGGGCAAATTGGCAGATTATTTCAGCCGGGGTTATTGTTATTATTATTCCTACTTTGGTTGTTTTTATAGCTTTGCAAAAGTATATTTACAATGGTTTAGTTGTAGGGTCTGTAAAAGAATAG
- a CDS encoding glycoside hydrolase family 130 protein, protein MSKIIGSILPNIPWQEKPIGLNQPIWRHKGNPIIGRNPIEGVARIFNSAVISFEDEFIGVFRGETINGKPHLYLGHSSDAINWTFDKEKIHFIDEQGIPYQPLYAYDPRLIKIEDSYYIIWCGDFDGASIGLARTEDFKTFIRLENPFLPFNRNSVLFPRKINGKYVMLSRPSDSGHTPFGDIMLSKSPDLKYWGEHRIVMQKGGKGWWQSIKIGCGPAPIETDEGWLIFYHGVTGTCNGYVYSMGAAILDIDNPAIVKYRSGSLMLTPEEWYEERGFVPNVIFPCATLYDSATGRIAIYYGAADTYVSLAYTTIDDTIKFIKVHNELIGLDGTDGRI, encoded by the coding sequence ATGAGTAAAATAATCGGGAGTATTCTACCAAACATCCCTTGGCAAGAAAAGCCTATTGGATTAAATCAGCCGATTTGGCGTCATAAGGGGAATCCAATTATAGGACGTAACCCTATTGAAGGAGTAGCAAGAATCTTTAATAGTGCTGTAATTTCTTTTGAAGATGAGTTTATTGGTGTGTTTCGCGGAGAGACAATAAATGGGAAACCTCATCTCTATTTAGGTCATAGCTCTGATGCTATTAATTGGACATTTGATAAGGAAAAAATACATTTTATCGATGAACAGGGTATCCCATATCAACCACTTTATGCCTATGACCCTAGATTGATAAAAATAGAGGATAGCTATTATATTATCTGGTGTGGGGACTTTGATGGTGCATCTATAGGTCTAGCAAGGACGGAAGATTTTAAAACCTTTATAAGATTAGAAAATCCTTTTTTGCCATTTAATCGTAATAGTGTACTATTTCCAAGAAAAATTAATGGAAAATATGTGATGTTGTCTCGTCCAAGTGATAGTGGGCATACACCATTTGGTGATATTATGTTGAGTAAAAGTCCGGACTTAAAATATTGGGGAGAGCATCGTATTGTAATGCAAAAAGGCGGTAAAGGTTGGTGGCAATCGATAAAAATCGGCTGTGGACCTGCACCAATTGAAACAGATGAAGGATGGTTGATTTTTTATCATGGAGTAACAGGAACTTGTAATGGTTATGTCTATTCCATGGGGGCAGCGATTCTCGACATTGATAATCCAGCAATTGTAAAATATCGTTCGGGGAGTTTAATGCTTACGCCGGAAGAATGGTATGAAGAACGGGGTTTTGTTCCAAATGTAATATTCCCATGCGCAACATTATATGATTCTGCAACTGGGCGAATTGCAATTTATTATGGAGCAGCAGATACCTATGTATCTTTAGCCTATACTACAATTGATGATACAATTAAATTTATTAAAGTACACAATGAGCTGATTGGATTGGATGGTACTGATGGAAGAATATAA
- a CDS encoding acetylxylan esterase has protein sequence MEEYKMVDKKLYACQTEHLKDYRGIGDAPKDYDEYWKRAKADLDKVSLEYELVKSDFNAKSCEAYDLYFTGVGGAKIHCQFLKPKNIQGKIPAIVQFHGYWVNSGEWFGKLGYISEGFCVLAMDVRGQGGTSIDNGIYKGNTQSGHIIRGLESENPDNLFYRNVFLDTAQCVRILMSMDFVDENNIFATGASQGGALAIACASLVPQLKAAAVMYPFLCDFRGIYKNNFSCPSYEEITWYFRQRDPMHLREEFFFERLGYIDLKNRVKDIRCDVLWMTALMDNVCPPFSQMAAYNGITSDKSIVYFPEYSHEWLPYSGDLILSYFLERLNAWKGKD, from the coding sequence ATGGAAGAATATAAAATGGTAGATAAAAAGCTATATGCATGTCAAACCGAGCATTTAAAGGATTATAGAGGCATTGGAGATGCTCCTAAGGATTATGATGAATACTGGAAAAGAGCAAAGGCAGATTTAGATAAAGTTTCTTTAGAATATGAATTAGTAAAAAGCGATTTTAACGCAAAAAGTTGCGAGGCTTATGATCTATATTTTACCGGTGTAGGTGGAGCAAAGATACATTGTCAGTTTTTAAAGCCTAAAAATATTCAAGGTAAAATACCAGCAATTGTACAATTCCATGGCTATTGGGTAAACAGTGGAGAATGGTTTGGAAAGCTGGGTTATATATCAGAGGGATTTTGTGTCCTTGCTATGGATGTTCGTGGGCAAGGAGGTACAAGTATTGATAATGGTATATATAAAGGTAATACCCAAAGTGGGCATATTATACGAGGTTTAGAAAGTGAAAACCCAGATAATTTGTTCTATCGCAATGTATTTTTGGATACTGCCCAATGCGTACGTATTTTAATGAGCATGGATTTTGTAGATGAAAACAACATCTTTGCGACAGGCGCTTCTCAAGGAGGAGCTTTGGCTATTGCCTGTGCTAGCTTAGTTCCACAATTGAAGGCTGCAGCAGTTATGTATCCGTTTTTATGTGATTTTAGAGGTATCTATAAAAATAATTTTAGTTGTCCCAGTTATGAAGAGATTACATGGTATTTTCGGCAGCGCGACCCCATGCATTTGCGCGAGGAGTTCTTTTTTGAGCGTTTGGGATATATAGATTTAAAAAATCGAGTGAAGGATATTAGGTGTGATGTGCTTTGGATGACTGCATTAATGGATAATGTATGTCCGCCTTTTTCACAAATGGCAGCATATAATGGGATTACTTCTGATAAGAGCATTGTTTATTTTCCTGAGTATTCCCATGAATGGCTTCCATATTCTGGGGATTTAATCTTGAGCTATTTTTTAGAGCGATTGAATGCATGGAAAGGTAAAGATTAG
- a CDS encoding AGE family epimerase/isomerase has translation MERLNLLRNEMEVELLNHIMPFWSRLRDPRGGFYGYVDFDLHIDKNANKGVILNSRILWFYSNIYLITGQKEALKLADHAFDFLIKYCIDEKYGGVYWMLNMDGIPCDEMKHTYNQAFAIYGLSSYYAASKNSSALELANQIFNIIETRCIDDCGYVEAFDRKWKPIDNEKLSEDGFHAAKTMNTLLHIIEAYTELYRISNDNHVGECLTNAVEQCLNKVYNPQTHILGVYFDKKMNSIADVYSYGHDIEASWLLDRACELLDNEQLTAKIELMTLEMADKVLQYAYKDGALNNQSINGIVDTTRIWWVQAESVVGFLNAYQKTKDEAYLDITVSLWKYIKTYIIDKREGSEWYWDVNDNGEPVNKRPIVEPWKCPYHNGRMCMEVMKRYEKIRTDL, from the coding sequence ATGGAGAGATTGAATTTATTGCGTAATGAAATGGAGGTAGAACTCCTTAATCATATTATGCCTTTTTGGAGTCGACTTAGAGACCCACGAGGAGGCTTTTATGGATATGTAGATTTTGATTTGCATATAGACAAAAATGCGAACAAGGGAGTAATTCTAAATAGCCGTATTCTATGGTTTTACTCTAATATATATTTAATTACAGGGCAGAAAGAGGCATTGAAATTAGCAGATCATGCATTTGATTTTTTGATAAAATATTGTATAGACGAGAAATATGGCGGAGTTTATTGGATGTTAAATATGGATGGAATCCCTTGTGATGAGATGAAACATACATATAATCAGGCTTTTGCCATCTATGGGTTGTCTTCCTATTATGCTGCATCTAAAAATTCAAGTGCATTAGAACTTGCCAATCAGATTTTTAATATAATTGAAACTAGATGCATAGATGATTGTGGATATGTAGAGGCATTTGATCGTAAGTGGAAACCTATTGATAATGAAAAGCTATCTGAAGATGGGTTTCATGCTGCTAAAACTATGAACACTTTGCTTCATATTATTGAGGCATATACTGAACTCTATCGTATATCTAATGACAACCATGTAGGAGAATGCTTAACGAATGCTGTGGAACAATGTTTAAATAAGGTATATAATCCGCAAACTCATATTTTAGGTGTTTACTTTGACAAAAAGATGAACTCTATTGCGGATGTATATTCATATGGACATGATATTGAGGCTTCGTGGTTGTTAGATCGTGCGTGCGAGCTGTTAGACAATGAACAATTAACTGCTAAAATTGAGCTGATGACATTGGAAATGGCAGATAAAGTGCTTCAATATGCTTATAAAGATGGTGCATTGAATAACCAGAGTATTAATGGTATTGTCGATACAACTCGTATATGGTGGGTACAAGCAGAAAGTGTTGTGGGATTTCTAAATGCCTATCAGAAGACCAAAGATGAAGCCTATTTAGATATTACGGTATCTTTATGGAAGTATATAAAGACATATATTATCGATAAACGTGAGGGCTCTGAGTGGTATTGGGATGTTAATGATAATGGAGAACCAGTGAACAAAAGACCTATTGTAGAACCATGGAAGTGTCCATATCATAATGGTAGAATGTGTATGGAGGTAATGAAACGATATGAAAAAATTCGAACAGATCTATAA
- a CDS encoding glycoside hydrolase family 130 protein, translated as MKKFEQIYKREIEKHEKLLIRNNEKIEEYNGIYDRWKYPVITRKHTPLFWKYDLNPKTNPYFMERLGINATLNAGAIELNNKFCLVVRVEGNDRKSFFAVAESDTGVDNFRFWDYPIVLPDTELDEVNVYDMRLTKHEDGWIYGVFCSESKDTASTDISSAIAEAGIVRTKDLKNWERLPNLKTRSPQQRNVVLHPEFIEGRYGFYTRPQDDFIQAGSGGGICFGLCDDIKNPVIESEEIVISPRQYHTIAEIKNGAGIVPIKTPKGWIHIAHGVRNTAAGLRYVLYVFATDLNDPSRLIAAPSGLFLAPHGEERIGDVSNVVFSNGAIVRENGDVYIYYASSDTRIHVATTTIDRLMDYTFNTPQDPLRSSDCVKQRCELISKNLEYLKNKTSYK; from the coding sequence ATGAAAAAATTCGAACAGATCTATAAAAGAGAAATTGAAAAGCATGAGAAACTTCTTATCAGAAATAATGAGAAAATAGAAGAGTATAATGGAATATATGATCGTTGGAAATATCCTGTAATTACACGCAAACACACACCACTTTTCTGGAAATATGATTTAAATCCGAAAACGAATCCTTATTTTATGGAACGATTAGGAATAAACGCAACGCTTAATGCCGGCGCAATTGAATTAAACAATAAATTTTGTTTAGTGGTGCGTGTAGAAGGTAATGATAGAAAATCTTTTTTTGCAGTAGCAGAAAGTGATACAGGTGTCGATAACTTCCGGTTTTGGGATTATCCTATAGTTCTACCAGATACTGAACTGGATGAGGTAAATGTATATGATATGCGTCTTACGAAGCATGAAGATGGTTGGATTTATGGTGTATTCTGTTCTGAGAGTAAAGACACTGCAAGTACAGATATTTCTTCGGCGATAGCAGAAGCTGGAATTGTACGAACTAAGGACCTTAAGAATTGGGAACGTTTACCCAATCTAAAAACTAGGTCGCCTCAACAGCGCAATGTAGTTCTTCATCCTGAATTTATAGAAGGAAGGTATGGTTTTTATACCCGGCCACAGGATGATTTTATACAGGCAGGCTCTGGTGGAGGTATATGCTTTGGCTTATGTGATGATATAAAAAATCCCGTTATAGAATCAGAAGAGATAGTTATAAGTCCAAGGCAATATCACACCATAGCAGAGATAAAAAATGGTGCAGGTATTGTACCTATCAAAACTCCAAAGGGTTGGATTCATATTGCGCATGGAGTTCGAAATACAGCGGCAGGGCTTCGGTACGTACTTTATGTATTTGCAACTGATTTAAATGATCCGTCTAGATTAATCGCTGCACCATCTGGCTTGTTTTTAGCACCACATGGTGAGGAACGGATAGGAGATGTCTCTAATGTGGTTTTTAGCAATGGTGCCATTGTACGTGAGAATGGTGATGTATATATATACTATGCTTCGTCGGATACTCGTATTCATGTTGCTACTACTACCATTGATCGTTTAATGGATTATACTTTTAATACGCCACAAGATCCTCTGCGCTCATCAGATTGTGTAAAGCAGCGATGTGAGTTGATTTCAAAAAATTTGGAGTATTTAAAAAATAAAACTTCTTATAAATAG
- a CDS encoding family 1 glycosylhydrolase: MDNFEWTNGYSERFGLVYVDYETKRRIIKDSRY; this comes from the coding sequence TTGGATAATTTTGAATGGACTAATGGATATTCTGAACGGTTTGGATTGGTATATGTAGATTATGAGACTAAAAGAAGAATTATTAAAGATTCTAGATATTAG
- a CDS encoding substrate-binding domain-containing protein — translation MKQNVTMKDIADRIGVSNVTVSKALNDREGVSEELRTKIKYIANEMGYRYNTAAKSIKKGYSYNIGIVVAERFTDDLQSFYLKFYQNICKALEEYGYLGMLHILSYNEEKNLQLPKMYNEMKIDGLIILGQISKSYIEILKDIEIPTIFLDFYDEHNNFDSVIADNFYSSYDITNYLISNGHKNIAFVGNIYSTSSIQDRFLGYYKSLLEHGIYLREDYIVNDRDKDGKLIDLVMPSDMPTAFVCNCDRVAYNLINQLKKLGYIVPDDCSVVGFDNDIFSMLSNPKLTTVETNMEEMSRNATKFIMRKIENPDRENDRVLVKGKIVYRDSVKKIR, via the coding sequence ATGAAACAAAATGTTACAATGAAAGACATTGCAGATAGAATAGGTGTAAGCAATGTAACTGTATCCAAGGCTTTAAATGATAGAGAAGGAGTTAGCGAAGAACTTAGAACTAAAATTAAATATATAGCTAATGAAATGGGATATAGATATAATACAGCTGCAAAATCCATTAAAAAAGGTTATTCGTATAATATAGGTATAGTAGTAGCTGAAAGGTTTACAGATGATCTACAATCATTTTACTTAAAATTTTATCAAAATATTTGTAAAGCTTTAGAAGAATATGGATATCTAGGTATGCTTCATATATTAAGCTATAATGAAGAAAAAAACTTGCAATTGCCTAAAATGTATAATGAAATGAAAATAGATGGCTTAATCATACTAGGACAGATTAGTAAATCGTATATAGAAATTTTGAAAGATATAGAAATACCTACAATTTTTCTGGACTTTTATGATGAGCATAATAATTTTGATTCTGTAATTGCAGATAACTTTTATAGTTCCTATGATATAACAAATTATTTAATAAGCAATGGTCATAAAAACATTGCATTTGTAGGGAATATATATTCAACTAGCAGCATACAAGACAGATTTTTAGGGTATTATAAGTCTTTATTGGAGCACGGGATATATTTAAGGGAGGATTATATTGTAAATGATCGTGATAAGGATGGAAAGCTCATTGACTTAGTAATGCCTAGTGATATGCCAACAGCTTTTGTATGTAATTGCGATAGGGTAGCATATAATCTAATAAACCAATTAAAAAAGTTAGGTTACATAGTACCGGATGATTGCTCAGTGGTGGGTTTTGATAATGATATTTTTTCTATGCTATCTAATCCTAAATTGACAACTGTAGAAACTAATATGGAGGAAATGTCTCGAAATGCCACTAAATTCATTATGCGGAAGATTGAAAATCCGGATCGGGAAAATGATAGGGTATTGGTTAAAGGGAAAATCGTATATAGGGATTCAGTCAAAAAAATACGATAG
- a CDS encoding VOC family protein, with product MDKGVLGTNMVTQIGIIVKDIKETSKKYAQFLGLPQPEIILTDTIDKTKATYKGEPCVARAYLAFFKVGELLEIELIQPDEHPSTWREFLDNKGEGIHHIAFNIKDTGDKIKKLQDMDMPLLQKGEYEGGRYAYIDALKDLKVIIETLEND from the coding sequence ATGGATAAAGGTGTATTAGGTACGAATATGGTGACTCAAATAGGTATAATAGTAAAGGATATAAAGGAAACGTCTAAAAAATATGCCCAGTTTTTGGGTCTGCCTCAACCTGAGATTATATTAACAGATACCATTGATAAAACTAAGGCCACGTATAAGGGGGAGCCGTGTGTTGCAAGGGCATATCTTGCTTTCTTTAAGGTCGGAGAGTTATTAGAGATTGAATTAATTCAACCTGATGAACATCCTTCAACTTGGAGGGAATTTTTGGATAATAAGGGGGAAGGTATACATCATATAGCATTTAATATAAAGGACACAGGTGATAAGATCAAAAAACTGCAAGATATGGATATGCCACTACTTCAAAAAGGTGAGTATGAAGGTGGACGATATGCATATATAGATGCGTTAAAAGACTTAAAGGTAATTATTGAAACGCTGGAGAATGACTAA
- a CDS encoding ABC transporter substrate-binding protein yields MKRSLSKMLAVFIAVMLLTSVLTACGDGDKKVDEQTPSNSENVEQEDKSNEEDGQESEQEESSAESGQTPRNETLYFSGQQWGAVNDFNPLSSNSNNAMMNAQNDAARTLVWETLFMYNQLDGELYPLLAKEYKQEDKVFTVKMNADAKWSDGTPLTAKDVKFTFEVHRDMKTGQASMWDYIESVEAPDDETVVITANSENYNPLKILEVLPKMYILPEHQMTKLIEKNDKDPDKVKTDKNEDFIGSGPYKLYFTDETKIVLIRDDNYWGQAESMWGKLPAPKYIAHNVFSDNNAGSVAFQQGEVDVSQQFMPEIWKMWEEQDLPVSTYIDEPPYYECVALPTAIINVTKPGLDNVAVRKAIAMATDYDKIAKTAMSGYTPLMSEVPPSLMNPTDVEQGLINKEELKELQWKGNQIDEAKALLDEANIKDTDGDGYRELDGKKLSFKVECPAGWTDWNAALEMVAAAGEEIGIEITTYFPEATVWTEDLQTGNFDIIMNTYAGASISNPWTRCYQTLYSDGGKNKDADRVYYNYSRYSNKRADEIIDAIPTVTDEGKLKELYTELNKIYLTDVPCFALMYRPGTFHTVNESVWTGFPEKDDGTNIPPTDCTDGYGIAALYNLKNVK; encoded by the coding sequence ATGAAAAGGTCATTAAGCAAAATGTTAGCCGTGTTTATTGCTGTTATGTTACTGACTTCTGTTTTAACTGCGTGTGGTGATGGAGATAAAAAAGTAGACGAACAAACTCCATCCAATTCTGAAAATGTAGAGCAAGAAGACAAAAGCAATGAAGAAGATGGCCAGGAATCAGAGCAAGAAGAATCTAGTGCAGAATCTGGTCAAACACCTCGAAATGAGACTCTCTATTTTTCTGGTCAGCAATGGGGTGCTGTTAATGATTTTAATCCATTATCGTCTAATTCTAACAATGCAATGATGAATGCACAAAATGATGCTGCTCGTACTCTAGTATGGGAAACTCTATTTATGTATAATCAACTCGATGGAGAATTATATCCACTTCTAGCCAAAGAATATAAACAAGAAGATAAGGTATTTACAGTTAAGATGAATGCAGATGCAAAATGGAGCGATGGAACTCCTTTAACTGCAAAAGATGTTAAATTCACATTTGAAGTTCACAGAGATATGAAAACTGGTCAGGCTTCAATGTGGGACTATATTGAGTCGGTAGAAGCGCCAGATGATGAAACAGTTGTTATTACAGCCAATTCTGAAAACTATAACCCACTTAAAATCTTAGAAGTCTTGCCGAAGATGTATATCCTTCCGGAACATCAGATGACAAAACTTATAGAAAAAAATGATAAGGATCCAGACAAGGTAAAGACAGATAAAAACGAGGATTTTATAGGCTCTGGTCCATATAAACTTTATTTTACAGATGAAACTAAAATAGTTCTTATAAGGGATGATAACTACTGGGGACAGGCTGAGTCAATGTGGGGTAAATTGCCTGCTCCAAAATATATTGCACATAATGTCTTTTCAGATAATAATGCAGGTTCAGTAGCATTTCAACAAGGAGAAGTCGATGTATCACAGCAATTTATGCCTGAAATATGGAAGATGTGGGAGGAGCAAGATCTACCCGTATCAACTTATATTGATGAACCTCCTTACTATGAGTGCGTAGCTCTCCCAACAGCTATTATCAATGTTACAAAACCAGGTCTTGATAATGTGGCAGTTAGAAAAGCTATCGCTATGGCAACTGACTATGATAAGATTGCAAAGACGGCAATGAGTGGATATACACCACTTATGAGTGAAGTACCACCATCTTTGATGAATCCAACGGATGTCGAACAAGGATTGATTAATAAAGAAGAATTAAAAGAGCTTCAATGGAAGGGCAATCAGATAGATGAAGCAAAGGCATTATTAGATGAAGCAAATATAAAGGATACAGATGGAGACGGGTATCGTGAACTAGATGGCAAAAAACTTTCATTTAAAGTTGAATGTCCTGCCGGCTGGACTGACTGGAATGCAGCTTTAGAAATGGTAGCTGCAGCAGGGGAAGAAATTGGTATTGAGATTACCACATATTTTCCAGAGGCTACGGTATGGACAGAGGATTTACAGACTGGTAATTTTGATATAATTATGAACACCTATGCAGGTGCAAGTATATCCAATCCATGGACCCGTTGCTATCAAACATTATATAGCGATGGTGGCAAAAACAAAGATGCGGATAGGGTATATTATAATTATAGCCGTTATTCTAATAAACGAGCAGATGAAATTATTGATGCGATTCCCACGGTAACAGATGAAGGTAAGCTAAAAGAGCTATATACTGAACTAAATAAGATCTATTTGACAGATGTGCCATGTTTTGCATTGATGTATAGGCCTGGTACATTCCATACTGTAAATGAGTCTGTATGGACCGGTTTTCCTGAAAAAGATGATGGGACTAATATTCCCCCAACTGATTGCACAGATGGTTATGGCATCGCAGCATTGTATAATTTAAAGAATGTAAAATAG
- a CDS encoding ABC transporter permease encodes MKGYMKYLGKKIGWYVLTFVIALILNFLLPRLIPGNPVARIASGTIQGMTDQSAIKAVIEEYNRQFGLDKPMTTQFFIYIKNLLRGDMGTSFIFFPKKVSEVIRSAIGWTIALQLPAIIVGWLLGNILGAVAAYRKGPFDKGILPFFLFISNIPAFGMAIILLLLFGVYWGICPTSGGYGYDLIPSFSLHFILSVIHHYQLPFWSIVLITIGGQAIGMRSMSIYELNADYVKYSRFMGIKDKTIVKYVFRNAILPQITGLVLSLGTMVGGALVAETIFSYPGLGTKMLSAITGQDYPLISGCTLIITIGVLLANLVLEILYGFLDPRIKAAQQDS; translated from the coding sequence TTGAAGGGGTATATGAAGTATTTAGGTAAGAAAATAGGATGGTATGTACTTACATTTGTAATTGCATTGATATTAAACTTTTTATTACCACGTTTAATACCAGGAAATCCGGTAGCAAGAATTGCAAGTGGTACTATTCAAGGAATGACAGATCAAAGTGCAATAAAGGCTGTTATAGAGGAATATAACAGACAATTTGGATTAGACAAACCTATGACTACACAATTTTTTATTTATATAAAGAATTTATTAAGAGGGGATATGGGCACTTCTTTTATTTTTTTTCCTAAAAAGGTTTCAGAAGTTATACGCTCAGCTATAGGGTGGACAATAGCCCTTCAACTTCCTGCAATAATAGTGGGCTGGCTGCTTGGTAACATTTTAGGTGCAGTTGCAGCCTATAGAAAAGGCCCTTTTGATAAGGGGATTTTGCCTTTCTTTTTATTCATAAGTAATATTCCCGCTTTTGGGATGGCGATTATTCTTTTGCTATTATTTGGTGTGTATTGGGGTATATGTCCTACCAGTGGTGGTTATGGATATGATTTGATTCCGAGTTTTTCCCTTCACTTTATCTTATCGGTAATACACCATTATCAATTGCCATTTTGGTCTATTGTATTAATCACTATCGGGGGGCAGGCAATAGGTATGAGATCTATGTCCATCTATGAGCTCAATGCAGACTACGTAAAATATAGCCGATTCATGGGAATAAAAGATAAGACTATAGTAAAATATGTCTTTCGAAATGCTATTCTTCCTCAAATAACTGGGCTTGTACTTTCTCTTGGAACTATGGTAGGCGGAGCTTTGGTTGCTGAAACTATTTTTAGCTATCCTGGGTTGGGAACAAAAATGTTATCGGCTATTACAGGCCAAGATTACCCATTAATCTCAGGATGTACGTTAATTATTACCATAGGTGTGCTATTGGCTAATCTCGTCCTTGAAATACTATATGGATTTCTTGATCCAAGGATAAAAGCGGCACAGCAGGATTCATAG